In Topomyia yanbarensis strain Yona2022 chromosome 2, ASM3024719v1, whole genome shotgun sequence, one DNA window encodes the following:
- the LOC131680539 gene encoding uncharacterized protein LOC131680539 has translation MGKRKKPGRSPKIYRRRSANATVSTVKSANVSASTPGQPSKKAREDDESSLLSANQYSVLSEHTAVNVSDLQGFGQEQDNCQDGPPTNVTVKLPPLIVKSIPLEQLQKVLHAKGISAQFKLTRIGIKVMLQTMDEFIKAKTYLNQHKAQFFTHDMPSEKPFKAVVRGLPVMQPEDIKSELEERYKLQP, from the coding sequence ATGGGTAAGCGGAAAAAACCGGGCCGTAGCCCGAAAATTTACCGTAGGCGATCGGCCAACGCTACCGTCAGCACTGTTAAGTCTGCTAATGTATCTGCTAGCACGCCGGGGCAACCGTCGAAAAAAGCTCGCGAGGATGACGAATCATCATTATTATCGGCCAACCAGTACAGTGTATTAAGTGAACATACAGCTGTCAACGTTAGTGATCTACAAGGATTCGGTCAGGAACAGGATAATTGCCAGGATGGTCCACCAACCAATGTCACTGTCAAATTGCCCCCGCTGATCGTGAAGTCTATCCCGCTGGAGCAGCTGCAGAAGGTCCTGCATGCGAAGGGCATCAGTGCTCAATTTAAGCTTACCAGAATTGGCATCAAGGTGATGCTACAGACAATGGACGAGTTCATTAAAGCCAAAACATATCTGAACCAGCATAAAGCGCAGTTTTTCACCCACGACATGCCTTCAGAGAAACCTTTCAAGGCTGTCGTTAGAGGTCTACCAGTGATGCaacctgaagacatcaaatccgAGCTGGAGGAGCGGTACAAACTACAACCCTAA